In the Pirellulales bacterium genome, CCGCCGTGGGCCTGGGCGACCTGTCGGGCAACCGCCAACCCCAGGCCGATGCCTTCGGGCTTCATCGTGGCGAAAGGCTCGAACAGCCGCTCGGCGATCTCGGCGGCAATGCCCGGCCCGCCATCGAGCACGCGCAACAGCACTTCTTGTTTCGTCGCGGCAAGCTCCAACCGCAGCCATCCGCCGGGTCCGGCTGCCTCGACGGCGTTCAGGGCCAGGTTCATCAGCAGTTGCCGGAGTTGTTCCGGGTCGGCTTCGACGCAGCCCTCGCCTTCGTTGGTAATGAGCGGCGAGTCGCGACGCTCGTCGGTCGTCCGCAGGTCGACTTTACGGTGGCGACAAGTCGGTTCGATCATCTTGGCGACGTGCTCGACGATCGGCCAGGGATCGCAACGGGTTTTCTGCAGCGGCCGGGGCTGACCGGCCGAGAGGAACTGTTGCAAGTGCTCTTCGGTCAACTGAAGCTGCCGCAGGGCGACATCGAGGCTCTCGTCATCGGCATGACAGCCGTGCCGCTGGTGAAGCTGCACGGCCATGCGAGCGCCGGTGATGTCGTTGCGTAGATGGTGGGCCAGTCCGCCGCTGAGCTGGCCCAGCAACGTGAAGCGCTCGGCCCGGCCGATGGCGCGGCGCATCTGCGTTAATTGCTCGGCGAGCACGTTGACGGCGCGCGCGAGATCGCGCAGCTCGTCGTTTCGCTGCGGCAACGGCAGGGTCTGAAAATCGCCCTCGGCAAGCCGGGCCACCTGGGCGCGCAGACGGGCGATGGGGCGGCCGAGTCGAACGGCGATGACGGCGGCCACCACCATAAACGCGGCCAGCGTCGCCGCGCCGACGAGGAGCGGCGGCAGGGCGGCTTCGCGCCGGCTGGCCCGCCAATGCTGCTCGGGATAAAGAATATCGAGCGTCAACGATTGCGTCGCCGGTCCCCGCGGCGGCATGGCCAGCGACGACAGAAAGAAACCGTTGCCGCCGGCTTCGATGAGCGGCCCCAAGGCAAGCTGTTGCCAAGGGCGGCCTGGCAAGCGGCCCGCGCTGTGGGCGGGCGCCGTTTTGCTCCGCGCCGCGACCTTGCCCGACGCGTCGAAGAGCACGAATTCCGCGCCGCTCAGGCCGCGCATTTGTTCCAACACGGTGTCGGTGAGCGGGAAGGTCGACTCCACGAGGGTGCGCCCCAGATTGCGCACTTGCTCGTCGATTTGCCGCTCGGCGCGTCGGGCCGCCAGGAGCGCGCTGAGCGCGCTGACCGACACCAGACCGATCAGCATGGCCGCGGCGAAGGGAACCAGGATTTGGTAGCGG is a window encoding:
- a CDS encoding HAMP domain-containing sensor histidine kinase yields the protein MRWPIRYQILVPFAAAMLIGLVSVSALSALLAARRAERQIDEQVRNLGRTLVESTFPLTDTVLEQMRGLSGAEFVLFDASGKVAARSKTAPAHSAGRLPGRPWQQLALGPLIEAGGNGFFLSSLAMPPRGPATQSLTLDILYPEQHWRASRREAALPPLLVGAATLAAFMVVAAVIAVRLGRPIARLRAQVARLAEGDFQTLPLPQRNDELRDLARAVNVLAEQLTQMRRAIGRAERFTLLGQLSGGLAHHLRNDITGARMAVQLHQRHGCHADDESLDVALRQLQLTEEHLQQFLSAGQPRPLQKTRCDPWPIVEHVAKMIEPTCRHRKVDLRTTDERRDSPLITNEGEGCVEADPEQLRQLLMNLALNAVEAAGPGGWLRLELAATKQEVLLRVLDGGPGIAAEIAERLFEPFATMKPEGIGLGLAVARQVAQAHGGTLDYRRQGGVTCFELRLPRHDFGFSILDFGLNQQPKPDAEQSKIQNPKSRIAP